A stretch of DNA from Methanogenium sp. S4BF:
CATACAAAAGCATCTCACACAAGGATTACCTCAGTTTAATGCAGCATTCATCTGTTTTAATTGGAAATTCAAGCAGTGGCATCATCGAAGCCCCTTCGTTTGGACTTCCTGTAATTAATATTGGGTCTCGACAAGAGGGAAGAGAGAGAGGGGATAATATTGTAGAGGCTGAATACAACCGGAATTCAATAGTATCGGCAATAAAATATGTATTAAATGATCAATCATTTATATACAAGGTCAATTTGAAAATAAATCCCTATGGTGATGGTTGCTCTGGTAAAAAAATTACGAACATCCTGAATTCAGTAACGATAAACAATCAATTATTGCAGAAACGGAGATAAAGAATGAGATTTAAAAATTGGGAATATCCAATAATTGAAGATGGAAAACCTACTAAGTACAATTGGATAGTTCAACACACAGAAAAACTGAAACTCGGCCATATGACTGACATTGGAGCATTTACATATGTTAATGCACAATATGGTGTAGATATTGAAGATAATGTCCAGATAGGTTCACATTGCTCAATATATTCACTTTCCACAATTGACAATAAAACAGGTCGGATTGTCTTGAAGAAAAATTGCAAAATCGGGACCCACTCTGTAGTGATGCCTGGTGTCACCATTGGAGAAAATTCAATCATTGGGGCTTTTAGTTTTGTAAATCAAGATATTCCTGATAATGTGATTGCATATGGCGTGCCTGCCCGAATAATTAAAATGATTGAATCGGATAACAAAAATCTTGACTCTGAAGTTACTGATTGATATATGACATGGAAAATACCTCTCTTTAAAATGTACTGGGACGAAGAAGACGTCAGTGCGGTTAGTGAAACAATTCGCTCAGGAATGAACTGGGCAGTTGGAGCAAATGTTTCTAAATTTGAAGAAGATATCGCAAATTATAATGGAACAAAATACTGTCTCACGTTCAATTCCGGAACCTCAGCACTCCACGCCGCCCTCATTGCCCACGGAATATCCACAGGTGATGAGGTAATTGTACCCTCGTTCACCTTCATCGCAACTGCAAACGCACCTCAATTCGTCGGAGCAAAACCAGTCTTTGCAGACATCGAAGAAACAACCTATGGGTTAGACCCTGAAGATGTGATCGAACGTATCACTCCCAGAACAAAAGCTATTATGCCGGTTCATTATGGGGGGTGCCCCTGTAGAATTCAGGAGCTGCGGGAAATCGCTGAGGACCATAATCTGATCCTCATCGAGGACGCTGCAGAAGCCTTTGGAGCTTCTGTCGGTGGCAAGAAAGTTGGAACCTTCGGCGATTCAGCGATGATGAGTTTTTGCCAGAATAAAATCATAACAACAGGAGAAGGAGGTGCGATCGTGACCGATTCACGAGATGTATATGAAAAAATGAAACTCATCCATTCGCATGGTCGCCTGGAAACTTCAGATTATTTTTCAACAACCGCGGTAATGGACTATATCTCTCTTGGGTATAACTTCAGGTTGTCAAATATTACAGCTGCATTGGGAATATCTCAACTAAACAAGGTAGAAGATATTATCGGGATGCGACGTGCTGATGCTGCATACTATATACAGCAGTTGGAGGCTGAAGTGCCTGATTGTGTTATTCCAAGACTCCCTGAGGATTACTATCATGTCTATCAGTTGTTTTCAATCCGGGTAAAAAACAGGGACGCTCTGATAAAACACCTTGAGAGAAAAGGCATCATGTCAAAAATATACTTTTCACCGGTTCATCAGACAGACTTTTATCAGAAAAAAATGAAAAATTCAAGTACATTGCCTGTGACGCAAGAGATATCTGATGATATCATAAGTCTGCCTTTCTATCCAGGGATTTCACGGGACGATATTGATTTTGTAGTTGCCAATATTAAAGAATTTTATGAGGCGATGTAATGGTTTCAGATTACTATAGAGATAAAACAATTCTGGTCACCGGAGGGGCAGGGAGTATAGGGAGTGAGATTGTAAGGAAACTTTCTTTATTAGGTCCTTCTGTATTACGTGTTCTCGATAATGATGAAACCGCCTTGTTTAATCTTACATCACAAATTGATTCTCAGCAGCAGATCGTTCGGCCACTCTATGGCGATATAGGTGATGAAAACCGACTTGAAATGGCAATGGAAGGTGTGGATATTGTATTTCATGCAGCAGCAATGAAGCATGTGCCAATTTGTGAGTACAATCCATTTGAAGCTGTTAAAACAAATGTTATCGGTACTCAAAATGTAATTAGGGCTGCTCTAAACCAGA
This window harbors:
- a CDS encoding acyltransferase → MRFKNWEYPIIEDGKPTKYNWIVQHTEKLKLGHMTDIGAFTYVNAQYGVDIEDNVQIGSHCSIYSLSTIDNKTGRIVLKKNCKIGTHSVVMPGVTIGENSIIGAFSFVNQDIPDNVIAYGVPARIIKMIESDNKNLDSEVTD
- a CDS encoding DegT/DnrJ/EryC1/StrS family aminotransferase, with translation MYWDEEDVSAVSETIRSGMNWAVGANVSKFEEDIANYNGTKYCLTFNSGTSALHAALIAHGISTGDEVIVPSFTFIATANAPQFVGAKPVFADIEETTYGLDPEDVIERITPRTKAIMPVHYGGCPCRIQELREIAEDHNLILIEDAAEAFGASVGGKKVGTFGDSAMMSFCQNKIITTGEGGAIVTDSRDVYEKMKLIHSHGRLETSDYFSTTAVMDYISLGYNFRLSNITAALGISQLNKVEDIIGMRRADAAYYIQQLEAEVPDCVIPRLPEDYYHVYQLFSIRVKNRDALIKHLERKGIMSKIYFSPVHQTDFYQKKMKNSSTLPVTQEISDDIISLPFYPGISRDDIDFVVANIKEFYEAM